One segment of Brassica napus cultivar Da-Ae chromosome C3, Da-Ae, whole genome shotgun sequence DNA contains the following:
- the LOC106436612 gene encoding isocitrate dehydrogenase [NAD] regulatory subunit 3, mitochondrial: MAKRSVSILTRLLTNPSSPFTAPTRSITYMPRPGDGAPRTVTLIPGDGIGPLVTGAVEQVFEAMHAPVHFERYEVRGHMRKVPEEVMESVKRNKVCLKGGLATPVGGGVSSLNMQLRKELDIFASLVNCINVPGLVTRHEKVDIVVIRENTEGEYAGLEHEVVPGVVESLKVITKYCSERIARYAFEYAYLNNRKKVTAVHKANIMKLADGLFLESCREVAKAYPGITYNEIIVDNCCMQLVAKPEQFDVMVTPNLYGNLIANTAAGIAGGTGVMPGGNVGAEHAIFEQGASAGNVGNDKIVEQKKANPMALLLSSAMMLKHLQFPTFADRLEIAVKQVIQEGKWRTKDLGGDCTTQEVVDAVIKALD; encoded by the exons ATGGCTAAGAGATCCGTTTCGATCCTCACCCGCCTCCTAACGAATCCATCTTCTCCATTCACCGCACCCACCCGATCCATCACCTACATGCCCCGTCCCGGCGACGGAGCCCCACGCACCGTAACCCTCATCCCCGGCGACGGGATCGGACCTTTAGTGACCGGTGCGGTGGAACAGGTCTTCGAAGCGATGCACGCGCCGGTGCATTTCGAGAGGTACGAGGTTCGTGGACACATGAGGAAAGTCCCCGAGGAAGTGATGGAATCCGTGAAGAGGAACAAGGTTTGTCTGAAAGGTGGGTTGGCGACTCCCGTTGGCGGAGGTGTCAGCTCATTGAACATGCAGTTGAGGAAAGAGCTCGACATCTTCGCTTCTCTCGTCAACTGCATCAACGTCCCTGGGTTAGTGACGAGGCACGAGAAGGTGGATATCGTTGTGATTAGGGAGAACACGGAAGGAGAGTACGCGGGTCTCGAGCACGAGGTTGTTCCTGGTGTTGTTGAAAGTCTTAAG GTGATAACTAAGTATTGTTCTGAGAGGATAGCGAGGTACGCATTTGAGTATGCGTACCTGAACAACAGGAAGAAAGTGACTGCTGTTCATAAAGCCAACATTATGAAGCTAGCGGATGGGCTCTTCCTTGAATCTTGCAGAGAGGTTGCTAAAGCTTATCCTGGGATTACATACAACGAAATAATTGTAGACAACTGTTGTATGCAGCTTGTGGCTAAGCCTGAGCAGTTTGATGTCATG GTGACGCCTAATTTGTATGGTAATCTTATTGCAAACACTGCTGCTGGAATAGCTGGTGGGACTGGTGTGATGCCAGGAG GCAATGTTGGTGCGGAACATGCGATATTCGAGCAAGGAGCGTCAGCAGGGAATGTTGGGAATGATAAAATAGTGGAGCAGAAGAAAGCGAACCCGATGGCTCTACTTCTCTCGTCGGCTATGATGCTTAAACATCTCCAGTTTCCTACGTTCGCTGATCGTCTTGAAATTGCAGTGAAACAAGTCATACAAGAAGGCAAATGGCGAACCAAGGATCTCGGTGGAGATTGCACTACTCAGGAAGTTGTTGATGCTGTCATAAAAGCTCTTGACTGA
- the LOC106436620 gene encoding UPF0725 protein At5g63820 isoform X3, with product MANKESSELGNLPTSPMAKRARMCEECLLGNLPTSPMAKRVRTCEECVRRSIPLFIGLTNRQLAFGFDVNYNKQLPPRLVLVPCTWSKNYVIGLYGRIGLQCYNLQKGTNLKFKHLEKHSTELTGYFSYYITLEATDPATGSVCSFQTQFSDAGSRISLGTRITWFTIASRIKQIPNEPVDDEWEEEDTPGIHELYKGPIPKWFSDEARERDSKKYYVVPESELHDNDWLQLLMEVAFFSKADRVSFGCLPTLGAQQCCCGNFGRLHNRAE from the exons ATGGCTAACAAAGAATCAAGTGAGCTGGGGAATTTACCAACATCCCCAATGGCTAAGCGGGCCCGAATGTGTGAAGAATGTCTACTGGGGAATTTACCAACATCCCCAATGGCTAAGCGGGTCCGAACGTGTGAAGAATGTGTACGGAGATCGATACCCCTCTTTATCGGCTTGACAAATCGGCAGCTGGCCTTT ggtTTTGATGTGAATTACAATAAACAACTTCCGCCTAGATTAGTTCTTGTTCCGTGTACTTGGAGTAAAAACTATGTTATCGGTCTTTATGGTAGAATTGGACTCCAATGCTACAATCTTCAGAAG GGAACGAACTTAAAGTTTAAACACTTGGAGAAACATAGTACCGAGCTGACTGGGTACTTCAGCTACTACATAACTTTGGAGGCAACCGATCCGGCCACTGGCTCTGTCTGCTCTTTTCAGACTCAGTTTAGCGATGCAGGAAGCCGCATTTCGTTGGGGACTAGGATTACCTGGTTTACCATAGCCTCCAGAATCAAACAAATAC CTAACGAGCCTGTAGATGATGAATGGGAGGAGGAGGACACACCTGGAATACATGAGTTGTACAAAGGTCCAATACCCAAATGGTTTTCTGATGAAGCCAGGGAACGTGACAGTAAAAAGTATTACGTG GTGCCAGAATCAGAGCTGCATGACAATGACTGGCTTCAACTTCTCATGGAAGTCGCCTTCTTCTCCAAAGCAGATCGTGTAT CGTTTGGATGCTTACCTACCCTTGGAGCTCAACAGTGTTGTTGTGGAAACTTTGGAAGATTACACAACAGAGCCGAGTGA
- the LOC125583789 gene encoding ganglioside-induced differentiation-associated protein 2-like has protein sequence MSTQISEIEQEQLLEKLEIFKIHGRDKRRRKILRIIGKFFPARFLSLDVLKKYLEEKIFPRLGRKPFSILYVHTGVQRSENFPGISALRAIYDAIPVNVRDNLQEVYFLHPGLQSRLFLATCGRFLFSGGLYGKLRYISRVDYLWEHVRRNEIEMPEFVYDHDDDLEYRPMMDYGQESDHAGAAVDSPVSSFSMRCIS, from the exons ATGAGCACTCAGATATCGGAGATCGAGCAAGAGCAGCTGCTCGAGAAGCTCGAGATCTTCAAGATCCATGGCAGAGACAAACGACGACGTAAGATCCTTCGGATCATCGGCAAGTTCTTTCCAG CTCGGTTTCTCTCACTGGATGTGTTGAAGAAGTATCTTGAGGAGAAGATCTTTCCTCGCTTAGGGAGAAAACCTTTCTCCATTCTCTACGTCCACACCGGCGTACAGAGGAGCGAGAATTTCCCCGGAATCTCAGCTCTACGAGCGATCTACGACGCGATTCCGGTGAACGTAAGAGACAATCTCCAGGAGGTTTACTTCCTCCATCCAGGCCTTCAGTCGCGTCTCTTCCTCGCAACTTGCGGACGATTCCTATTCTCCGGCGG GTTGTACGGGAAGCTAAGGTACATAAGCAGAGTTGACTACTTGTGGGAACACGTGAGGAGGAACGAGATAGAGATGCCGGAGTTTGTGTACGACCACGACGACGATCTGGAGTACCGTCCGATGATGGATTACGGTCAAGAGAGCGATCACGCTGGAGCCGCAGTAGATTCGCCGGTCTCGAGTTTCTCCATGAGGTGTATCTCTTAG
- the LOC106436614 gene encoding IST1-like protein isoform X2, whose amino-acid sequence MPLLGSEYFTSLTFHYKSVRSVAVAKENWLFPCARFKPPLVEHVIREQNILAANEIIELFCELIVSRLAIITKHKECPVDLKEGIASLIFAAPRCSEIPELGDLKDIFEKKYGRDFVSAATELRPTCGVNRMLVVKLSVTRPEGEFKLKVMKEIAKEFQVDWDTKETEQELLKPKEETIDGPRAFISASSLPVERASQDLIDPTKAVPRSSSSLSINTHYHDTESAAEAAAELAKQAVEAAQVAALLANRRDSTTEDHYHPGSTRQSLDSETSSYYAKPYVRRHSCNNPCVNNEADHMEEAKEAVRRRHSYNSPPLPPPATSEIKFDESDYEEETEPEEGLLQSRASSLPPNRAPPQAPQSRRDSSGHQVHPKLPDYDTLAARFEAIRHSKGPLI is encoded by the exons ATGCCACTGCTCGGATCAGAGTATTTCACTTCTCTAACTTTCCATTACAAAAGTGTTCGTAGTGTAGCGGTAGCCAAAGAGAATTGGTTGTTCCCCTGTGCCAGGTTCAAACCACCATTG GTTGAGCATGTGATTAGGGAGCAGAACATTCTTGCAGCAAACGAAATCATTGAGCTTTTCTGTGAACTCATTGTTTCAAGACTCGCTATCATCACCAAACATAA ggAATGCCCTGTGGATCTTAAGGAAGGCATTGCTAGTTTAATCTTCGCTGCGCCTAGATGCTCTGAGATTCCGGAGCTTGGAGATTTGAAAGACATCTTTGAGAAGAAGTACGGTAGAGATTTTGTTTCTGCTGCTACTGAGTTGCGTCCTACCTGTGGGGTTAACCGGATG TTGGTTGTTAAGCTTTCGGTTACGCGTCCCGAAGGAGAATTCAAACTGAAAGTCATGAAGGAGATTGCAAAGGAGTTCCAGGTTGATTGGGATACTAAAGAGACAGAACAAGAGCTTCTCAAACCTAAAGAAGAAACCATT GATGGGCCACGTGCGTTTATTAGCGCCTCAAGCTTACCAGTTGAACGTGCTTCTCAAGATCTCATTGATCCTACCAAAGCAGTGCCGAG ATCGAGTAGTAGCCTGAGCATCAACACGCATTATCATGACACAGAATCAGCAGCTGAAGCGGCAGCTGAATTAGCCAAGCAGGCGGTTGAAGCAGCACAAGTAGCAGCCTTGTTAGCTAACAGAAGAGACAGCACCACGGAGGATCATTATCATCCAGGTTCAACAAGACAATCCCTAGATTCTGAAACAAGCTCCTACTACGCCAAACCTTATGTCAGAAGACACAGCTGCAACAATCCGTGTGTAAATAATGAAGCTGACCACATGGAAGAAGCAAAGGAAGCAGTGAGGAGGAGACACAGCTACAACTCTCCACCACTACCTCCTCCTGCAACTTCTGAGATCAAGTTTGATGAGTCAGACTATGAGGAAGAGACAGAGCCAGAAGAAGGATTACTGCAGAGTCGTGCTTCTTCCCTCCCACCAAACCGAGCACCGCCTCAGGCTCCTCAGTCGAGAAGGGACTCAAGCGGTCACCAAGTTCACCCAAAACTGCCTGACTATGATACTTTGGCGGCACGTTTTGAAGCAATCAGACACAGTAAAGGGCCATTGATCTGA
- the LOC106436614 gene encoding IST1-like protein isoform X1 — MTAAGVASEKTKKLFKLSLSLFRLGFNSSKCKTAAKMAVARIKLLRNKRQVVVKQMRRDIALLLQSGQDATARIRVEHVIREQNILAANEIIELFCELIVSRLAIITKHKECPVDLKEGIASLIFAAPRCSEIPELGDLKDIFEKKYGRDFVSAATELRPTCGVNRMLVVKLSVTRPEGEFKLKVMKEIAKEFQVDWDTKETEQELLKPKEETIDGPRAFISASSLPVERASQDLIDPTKAVPRSSSSLSINTHYHDTESAAEAAAELAKQAVEAAQVAALLANRRDSTTEDHYHPGSTRQSLDSETSSYYAKPYVRRHSCNNPCVNNEADHMEEAKEAVRRRHSYNSPPLPPPATSEIKFDESDYEEETEPEEGLLQSRASSLPPNRAPPQAPQSRRDSSGHQVHPKLPDYDTLAARFEAIRHSKGPLI, encoded by the exons ATGACGGCGGCCGGAGTAGCatcggagaagacgaagaagctattCAAGCTTAGTCTTTCTCTCTTCCGTCTTGGCTTCAACTCCTCCAAATG caaaacggCGGCGAAGATGGCTGTAGCTCGAATAAAGCTTCTGAGGAACAAGAGACAAGTTGTGGTGAAGCAAATGAGGCGTGACATTGCCCTTCTTCTTCAGTCCGGTCAAGATGCCACTGCTCGGATCAGA GTTGAGCATGTGATTAGGGAGCAGAACATTCTTGCAGCAAACGAAATCATTGAGCTTTTCTGTGAACTCATTGTTTCAAGACTCGCTATCATCACCAAACATAA ggAATGCCCTGTGGATCTTAAGGAAGGCATTGCTAGTTTAATCTTCGCTGCGCCTAGATGCTCTGAGATTCCGGAGCTTGGAGATTTGAAAGACATCTTTGAGAAGAAGTACGGTAGAGATTTTGTTTCTGCTGCTACTGAGTTGCGTCCTACCTGTGGGGTTAACCGGATG TTGGTTGTTAAGCTTTCGGTTACGCGTCCCGAAGGAGAATTCAAACTGAAAGTCATGAAGGAGATTGCAAAGGAGTTCCAGGTTGATTGGGATACTAAAGAGACAGAACAAGAGCTTCTCAAACCTAAAGAAGAAACCATT GATGGGCCACGTGCGTTTATTAGCGCCTCAAGCTTACCAGTTGAACGTGCTTCTCAAGATCTCATTGATCCTACCAAAGCAGTGCCGAG ATCGAGTAGTAGCCTGAGCATCAACACGCATTATCATGACACAGAATCAGCAGCTGAAGCGGCAGCTGAATTAGCCAAGCAGGCGGTTGAAGCAGCACAAGTAGCAGCCTTGTTAGCTAACAGAAGAGACAGCACCACGGAGGATCATTATCATCCAGGTTCAACAAGACAATCCCTAGATTCTGAAACAAGCTCCTACTACGCCAAACCTTATGTCAGAAGACACAGCTGCAACAATCCGTGTGTAAATAATGAAGCTGACCACATGGAAGAAGCAAAGGAAGCAGTGAGGAGGAGACACAGCTACAACTCTCCACCACTACCTCCTCCTGCAACTTCTGAGATCAAGTTTGATGAGTCAGACTATGAGGAAGAGACAGAGCCAGAAGAAGGATTACTGCAGAGTCGTGCTTCTTCCCTCCCACCAAACCGAGCACCGCCTCAGGCTCCTCAGTCGAGAAGGGACTCAAGCGGTCACCAAGTTCACCCAAAACTGCCTGACTATGATACTTTGGCGGCACGTTTTGAAGCAATCAGACACAGTAAAGGGCCATTGATCTGA
- the LOC106436620 gene encoding UPF0725 protein At5g63820 isoform X1, with amino-acid sequence MANKESSELGNLPTSPMAKRARMCEECLLGNLPTSPMAKRVRTCEECVRRSIPLFIGLTNRQLAFGFDVNYNKQLPPRLVLVPCTWSKNYVIGLYGRIGLQCYNLQKGTNLKFKHLEKHSTELTGYFSYYITLEATDPATGSVCSFQTQFSDAGSRISLGTRITWFTIASRIKQIPNEPVDDEWEEEDTPGIHELYKGPIPKWFSDEARERDSKKYYVVPESELHDNDWLQLLMEVAFFSKADRRLDAYLPLELNSVVVETLEDYTTEPSEKLKADNAIFYISYKCCSDPSTPLAGDHRAVVRKTMDGKPGHMCLEVALTKEQE; translated from the exons ATGGCTAACAAAGAATCAAGTGAGCTGGGGAATTTACCAACATCCCCAATGGCTAAGCGGGCCCGAATGTGTGAAGAATGTCTACTGGGGAATTTACCAACATCCCCAATGGCTAAGCGGGTCCGAACGTGTGAAGAATGTGTACGGAGATCGATACCCCTCTTTATCGGCTTGACAAATCGGCAGCTGGCCTTT ggtTTTGATGTGAATTACAATAAACAACTTCCGCCTAGATTAGTTCTTGTTCCGTGTACTTGGAGTAAAAACTATGTTATCGGTCTTTATGGTAGAATTGGACTCCAATGCTACAATCTTCAGAAG GGAACGAACTTAAAGTTTAAACACTTGGAGAAACATAGTACCGAGCTGACTGGGTACTTCAGCTACTACATAACTTTGGAGGCAACCGATCCGGCCACTGGCTCTGTCTGCTCTTTTCAGACTCAGTTTAGCGATGCAGGAAGCCGCATTTCGTTGGGGACTAGGATTACCTGGTTTACCATAGCCTCCAGAATCAAACAAATAC CTAACGAGCCTGTAGATGATGAATGGGAGGAGGAGGACACACCTGGAATACATGAGTTGTACAAAGGTCCAATACCCAAATGGTTTTCTGATGAAGCCAGGGAACGTGACAGTAAAAAGTATTACGTG GTGCCAGAATCAGAGCTGCATGACAATGACTGGCTTCAACTTCTCATGGAAGTCGCCTTCTTCTCCAAAGCAGATCGT CGTTTGGATGCTTACCTACCCTTGGAGCTCAACAGTGTTGTTGTGGAAACTTTGGAAGATTACACAACAGAGCCGAGTGAGAAGCTCAAAGCTGATAACGCAATCTTCTACATTAGCTACAAGTGTTGCTCTGATCCTTCAACGCCTTTGGCCGGTGATCACCGTGCCGTAGTAAGGAAAACCATGGATGGCAAACCAGGCCACATGTGTCTTGAGGTTGCTCTAACCAAAGAACAAGAATGA
- the LOC106436620 gene encoding UPF0725 protein At4g29550 isoform X2 yields MANKESSELGNLPTSPMAKRARMCEECLLGNLPTSPMAKRVRTCEECVRRSIPLFIGLTNRQLAFGTNLKFKHLEKHSTELTGYFSYYITLEATDPATGSVCSFQTQFSDAGSRISLGTRITWFTIASRIKQIPNEPVDDEWEEEDTPGIHELYKGPIPKWFSDEARERDSKKYYVVPESELHDNDWLQLLMEVAFFSKADRRLDAYLPLELNSVVVETLEDYTTEPSEKLKADNAIFYISYKCCSDPSTPLAGDHRAVVRKTMDGKPGHMCLEVALTKEQE; encoded by the exons ATGGCTAACAAAGAATCAAGTGAGCTGGGGAATTTACCAACATCCCCAATGGCTAAGCGGGCCCGAATGTGTGAAGAATGTCTACTGGGGAATTTACCAACATCCCCAATGGCTAAGCGGGTCCGAACGTGTGAAGAATGTGTACGGAGATCGATACCCCTCTTTATCGGCTTGACAAATCGGCAGCTGGCCTTT GGAACGAACTTAAAGTTTAAACACTTGGAGAAACATAGTACCGAGCTGACTGGGTACTTCAGCTACTACATAACTTTGGAGGCAACCGATCCGGCCACTGGCTCTGTCTGCTCTTTTCAGACTCAGTTTAGCGATGCAGGAAGCCGCATTTCGTTGGGGACTAGGATTACCTGGTTTACCATAGCCTCCAGAATCAAACAAATAC CTAACGAGCCTGTAGATGATGAATGGGAGGAGGAGGACACACCTGGAATACATGAGTTGTACAAAGGTCCAATACCCAAATGGTTTTCTGATGAAGCCAGGGAACGTGACAGTAAAAAGTATTACGTG GTGCCAGAATCAGAGCTGCATGACAATGACTGGCTTCAACTTCTCATGGAAGTCGCCTTCTTCTCCAAAGCAGATCGT CGTTTGGATGCTTACCTACCCTTGGAGCTCAACAGTGTTGTTGTGGAAACTTTGGAAGATTACACAACAGAGCCGAGTGAGAAGCTCAAAGCTGATAACGCAATCTTCTACATTAGCTACAAGTGTTGCTCTGATCCTTCAACGCCTTTGGCCGGTGATCACCGTGCCGTAGTAAGGAAAACCATGGATGGCAAACCAGGCCACATGTGTCTTGAGGTTGCTCTAACCAAAGAACAAGAATGA